DNA sequence from the Marinilongibacter aquaticus genome:
GTTTATTGGTTGTTTGAATAATAATATATGGTATTGGCCTTCTCTGGAGCCAAGATATTTTTGGCCGAGGTCAAAATGTCTTCTGTATTGATCGCACGTATTTGAGCCGCGTCTTCGTTGCAAAGTTCGGCATTTCCATAATTCGCCGCAAAGGCAAGATTCATGGCCCTGTGGAGCAAGTCTACTTCGGAGAATTGCAAAGTGGATTCGGCCTGATTTTTCACCTTGTCCAATTCTTGATTCAACATGGGCTCTTCGCTCAATTGGGAAATTGTTTTCATAATCGCCTCGTCCGCAGCCTGCATTTCGATCCCTTTGTTCAGATGTCCTTGAATGAGCAACAATCCGGTATCTACAGAGCCCGTGACATGAGCCGAAATGCTGTGGAAAATTTTCTTTTCCTTCACCAATGAGGTGTACAATCGAGATGATTTCCCTCGTCCCAAAACGTCGCTCAACAAATCGGCTTTGTGATATTCGGCCGCGTATCGTCCTGGAATATGGTATGCTTTGAAAATTGCGTTCAAGGGTACTTTTGCTCTGATCTCTAAATTTCTTGCTTCGGTTTGCACATGTTCTTGCGGCAGATTTCGTTCGGGATGATTTCCGGCCGGAATTGCCCCGAACCACTTTTCGCTCAATTGTTTCACCGTGTCGATATCCAGATTTCCCGCCAAAACTAGGGTTGCATTGTCTGGACGGTAAAAACGATAGAAAAAATCTTTCACATCATCCATCGTGGCGTTTTCGATATGGCTCAATTCTTTGCCGATAGTGGCCCAGCGATAGGGATGATTTTTATAAGCCAAGGGCCTCATTTTTAACCACATATCGCCATAGGGTTGGTCGAGGTACCGTTGCTTGAATTCTTCGATGACCACTTTGCGTTGCACTTCCAAAACTTCCGGATCAAAAGACAAGCTGAGCATGCGATCGGATTCAAGCCAGAAAGCGGTTTCGATGTTTACCGCGGGCAAGGTAATGTAGTAATTCGTAATATCCGGCGAGGTGAAGGCATTGTTTTCACCGCCCACTTTTTGAAGCGGTTCATCGTAGCTGGGAATGTGCTTCGATCCACCGAACATCAAGTGCTCGAATAAATGTGCAAAACCTGTTTTTTCTTCGTCTTCGTCGCGAGAACCCACATTGTAGACAAGGTTCATGACGGCCATTGGTGTGCTGGTATCGCGGTGAAGATAGACTTTGAGTCCGTTGTCAAGCTGAAAATGCTCGTATTCAATCATAGAATGGGCTTCTTAATGCGAAGCAAAGTTAAGGCTTTGCTGTTTTTTTACTTAGTTTTGGCGAAAAATTGAGCAGATGAAAATCAAAATAGGACACGGCTACGATGTACATCAACTTGCGGAAGGCTATAAGCTTACTTTAGGAGGGATAGAGATACCGCATCACAAAGGTTCGATGGGGCACTCAGACGCCGATGTACTGTTACATGCTCTCTGCGATGCCATTTTGGGAGCCCTTTCTTTGGGAGATATCGGTCAACATTTCAAAAATACCGACCCACAATGGAAAGGAGCCGACAGCAAGATTTTTTTACGCGAGGTGAACAAAATGATTCTTGACCGCGGCTGGAAAGTGGGCAATGTCGATTCCACTTTGATTCTTGAATCGCCGAAAATCGGTAAATATGTTCCTGAAATGAAAAGGGCCATCGCCCAATGTCTCGAAATTGCCGAAGATTGCGTGAGCATCAAGGCCACTACTTCCGAAACCATGGGTTTTGTAGGCAAGGGTGAAGGACTCGAAGCCCATGCCGTCTGTCTGCTTTTTGGTGCCGACTGATTTTCCGTTTTCTGCCAATCAATGGATTTGCCAATCGATAAAAGTTTGGGCGTAACGCTTGCCCAATTTTCTTACACTTTCGGTATTGAAATGAATGAAATCGCCTTTGTGTTCAAGATCGGCGGTGTGTACAATACGTACCAAAGGGTCGGTTTGTCCGTAGGCTTCGATTTGTGCATTGATTCCTTTCCAAGCTGGCTTGTGTTTGGAATATGCACCCAACTCGCCAAGAATAATGGGCAAATCATCTTGCCCAACGGATTTTCGAAACCGAGACATCAGCTCCGCTAATTTTGTGCTGTACTTTGCGATGCGTTCTTCGCTCGAGCTGTCGGATTCGCCTTGATGCCAAATGAGTCCTTTTATTGTGCCGTATTTTTTAGCCAAAGCCACTTTTTCTTCAAAATTGCTATACAAAGGAACTCCACGAAAGGTTTGATTTTCTAACCATTGATCGATGGCACTGCCGCCCACTGCTGTGGGAATGATTAAAACACTTACGGAGTCGGGTAAAGATTGAAGCAGCGTTTTGCCAAATGTAAGTCCCACATCGAGGCCCGCCATCGTGGGTTCATAAAAATGTAGCGGCTCTTTGGCATAGATCAGTTCGCCGTTTTTGTTGATGCTCAATACTCTGGTCGAGGGGATGGTATCTTGCGGTTCTACAAATCCGCGTCCAGCCATATTCGATTGTCCCGCAAGTATGAAGACCCACAGGTTTTCTTTGACTGGAATGGAATTCACTTTTTTTTCTTGTGTGGGAAAATTTGCGGTGCGGTCGGCCTTCGATTGAGCCAAGGCAATTGTAGAAATGCAAAAGAAGCAAACGATTGGGAATAATTTCAACATGGGTATAGGTTTTGGGCTGATAATGCAAATGGGTTTAGGCGGCGTTTTCGTCCACTTCAAAAATACCGAATGTGTTGCCATCCGGATCGATGAAATAGCCTTGGTAGCAGCGTCCCGGAATGGCGAATTTTTCAAGAGCGATTTGCCCACCGTGTTCGATTATGTCTTTTTGGCATGCATCGAAATCTGCCACTTGCATCGAACAGGTAAAGGCATTGGTGCCGAATCCAGCACCGGGTGTTTGTGCAGGCCGTTTGAGCAATCCACCGCGAATGCCTTCGGTTTCGATGGTGTAATATTCAATCGGGATACCGTCCACTTTGCTGAAAGTCCAAGCAAAAATGCTTTGGTAGAAATCTTTGATCAAGGCACAATCCGAGGCCTGAATCTCGAAGTAGGCAATTTGATTCATCGCTTTGTATTTTATCGAAATTTAAGCATCAGTCGATGATAATGCAGCGATTCTCTAAATTATTTCCAAAATCCGATCGTTAGGTCTATTTTGCTGAAGAATCTATTTAACCTAAAGTATGAAAAATTTTCTTTGCCTATTCTTCCTTGCCCTAGCACTCACGGCAGAAGCTCAGCAAATTACCATTGGTGACAACAACGGTGAAGTCACTTTTGAAGAATACAATCCGAAATCCACTTTGGTGGTCGACAAGCATTTTCCTTATCATGCCCGATACCCTTTTATCGATGTGCACAATCACCAGTTTGGCATGGATACCCAAGAAAGGCTGGACGAGCTCGTAAGCACCATGGATACGCTCAATTTGGCCGTGATGGTAAACTTGAGCGGCCGCGGTTGGACCAAAGACAAAAAGGAATCTGACGGCATTTTGGAGGGCTATATCGATGCCGTAGATAAATATTACCCCAACCGTTTTGTCGTCTTCACGAATATTGATTTCAACGACATTTCTGCTCCAAATTGGACGGAAAACGCAGTGAAAACATTGGAGGAGGACGTGAAAGTGCGTGGAGCCAAAGGTTTGAAAATTTATAAAAGTTTGGGATTTTCGGTAAAGAATGCAGATGGTTCGCTGGTTGCTGTGGACGATCCCCGCATCGATCCGATTTGGGAAAAAGCGGGAGAACTGGGTGTGCCGGTGCTTATCCATACGGCTGATCCTGCTCCTTTTTGGGATCCCTTGACGAAATACAACGAAAGGTGGCTCGAATTGAAAACGCATCCGGGCCGCAAACGCGATACGGA
Encoded proteins:
- a CDS encoding M16 family metallopeptidase is translated as MIEYEHFQLDNGLKVYLHRDTSTPMAVMNLVYNVGSRDEDEEKTGFAHLFEHLMFGGSKHIPSYDEPLQKVGGENNAFTSPDITNYYITLPAVNIETAFWLESDRMLSLSFDPEVLEVQRKVVIEEFKQRYLDQPYGDMWLKMRPLAYKNHPYRWATIGKELSHIENATMDDVKDFFYRFYRPDNATLVLAGNLDIDTVKQLSEKWFGAIPAGNHPERNLPQEHVQTEARNLEIRAKVPLNAIFKAYHIPGRYAAEYHKADLLSDVLGRGKSSRLYTSLVKEKKIFHSISAHVTGSVDTGLLLIQGHLNKGIEMQAADEAIMKTISQLSEEPMLNQELDKVKNQAESTLQFSEVDLLHRAMNLAFAANYGNAELCNEDAAQIRAINTEDILTSAKNILAPEKANTIYYYSNNQ
- the ispF gene encoding 2-C-methyl-D-erythritol 2,4-cyclodiphosphate synthase; translation: MKIKIGHGYDVHQLAEGYKLTLGGIEIPHHKGSMGHSDADVLLHALCDAILGALSLGDIGQHFKNTDPQWKGADSKIFLREVNKMILDRGWKVGNVDSTLILESPKIGKYVPEMKRAIAQCLEIAEDCVSIKATTSETMGFVGKGEGLEAHAVCLLFGAD
- a CDS encoding sialate O-acetylesterase, whose translation is MLKLFPIVCFFCISTIALAQSKADRTANFPTQEKKVNSIPVKENLWVFILAGQSNMAGRGFVEPQDTIPSTRVLSINKNGELIYAKEPLHFYEPTMAGLDVGLTFGKTLLQSLPDSVSVLIIPTAVGGSAIDQWLENQTFRGVPLYSNFEEKVALAKKYGTIKGLIWHQGESDSSSEERIAKYSTKLAELMSRFRKSVGQDDLPIILGELGAYSKHKPAWKGINAQIEAYGQTDPLVRIVHTADLEHKGDFIHFNTESVRKLGKRYAQTFIDWQIH
- a CDS encoding VOC family protein; its protein translation is MNQIAYFEIQASDCALIKDFYQSIFAWTFSKVDGIPIEYYTIETEGIRGGLLKRPAQTPGAGFGTNAFTCSMQVADFDACQKDIIEHGGQIALEKFAIPGRCYQGYFIDPDGNTFGIFEVDENAA
- a CDS encoding amidohydrolase family protein encodes the protein MKNFLCLFFLALALTAEAQQITIGDNNGEVTFEEYNPKSTLVVDKHFPYHARYPFIDVHNHQFGMDTQERLDELVSTMDTLNLAVMVNLSGRGWTKDKKESDGILEGYIDAVDKYYPNRFVVFTNIDFNDISAPNWTENAVKTLEEDVKVRGAKGLKIYKSLGFSVKNADGSLVAVDDPRIDPIWEKAGELGVPVLIHTADPAPFWDPLTKYNERWLELKTHPGRKRDTETGDFSWEQLIEQQHNVFAKHPKTTFIAAHMGWYPNNLQKLDSIMTAMPNVYVEIGAVIAELGRQPRTANAFFTKWQDRVLFGKDSWKPDEYLTYFRVLETNDEYFAYHKKYHAFWPMYGIGLSDEVLKKLYFRNALKIIPGLDRSLFPD